TAAAGTCATAGCGCCCGGCGATTTCGCCAAACATCTGGCGAATTCGACTTCCGGACTTATCAACGGGCATTCATTACTCCGTGTCGCAATAGCTAAGTGCCATCAGGCAGTACGCCGAAACCAGATTGGGGTCGCCTTCGTACCAGCGGTCAGCAGGGTTGATCCAACTTCCGTTAGGTCGCTGCAGTTCGCTTAGTCGCTGAGCCAATTCGGCCTTCCACTCATGACGGACACCTTTGTCGTCGACGAATTCTTCGTCTCCCACGGCCGTCATCGTTTTGGCGAAGGTATGGAAATAGTAAAACAGGCCCTGTTGGCCCACGCCTGGATTTTCTTTGAGGGTGTAGTTCTTCTGAATCCATTCTTTTGCCGCTTTGACTCGCACGTCGCCGTCATCCAACCCGGCATAGATCAGACTCTTCAAACCTGCGTACGTCATGCTGGCATAAGACCGCAGCCCGCCGTCATCGGTGACGCCCGCCTTGGATTCACCACCAGCCGCCGGAGTATAATAGAATCCTCCGTCGTTAATCTTGCCGGCGAATTTCGTATCGTTGTGCGACGTTTCCAGGTTCTGACTACGCGACACAAAGACAAGAATCTTTTGCATGGCGGGGTCGTCTGATTTCACACCTGCTTCTTTTAGCGCTTCCATCAGGAATTGAGTGTTGGACATGTCCGGCCGTTGATGACTACCGTAGCCGCCGCCGCCCCAGGATGGATCCGACGATTCAATCCCCTCGCCCTGATCCCACTGCAACCCACGCAAAAACTGTTCGGCCTTTTTGATCTGGCCGTCATAGTGACCATCTTCGTTGGCCTCAGCAAAGGCCATAATCGCGATACAGGTTTCGTAGTTGCGATGCAGGCTGCCGGTTGCATAGATGCCGCCATCGGATTTGACATGAGACATTAAATTGGCCAGCCCGGCTTCAACCATCGGATCGTCAGCTGTCAGCCCGGATCGCAGAAGCGATGTGGTCACTAACCCCGTAACGCCGACGAAATCGTTTTTGGTCCACGAACCGTCGGGGCCTTGAGTCACCCTCAAAAACTGAAGGGCTTTCTTCTGCATTGAGGCGATGTCTGGCGATGCATTGGCGTCGTTTGACTGTACCGCCGCGCCAGCCTTCGCCGACGATTGACTTTCGTCAGCCGCAACCGCGACAGAAAATCCAAGAAGTGTGATGAGGGTCAGTCGAAACATTGATGACTCCCGTTTTGTGAACCTAAAGATTGAGTTGATCGTCCGAATACATTCTACACCAGAACCCCGACGATCAATGCCCGAAGCGGTTGCGGCCTGCATATTTCCCGGCGACGCGATTGCTGCGCCAAGGTAATTCAAAACTGGCATGAAACTTTTTTGTGCCGACAGTGAGCCCGGATTCGCTATTATTAGAGCGACAGCCTGCCGCAAAAACCCTCAGGAATACGAATCTATGACGCATCGAACAATTGGGAAAGCGGGCCTGTGGCTTGGTGGCACATGTATCGTGACCGGAATGCTGCTGGCCGCCAGTCAGCCTCAAACATCAGCCAGCGCAGATAAGCCATCCGTGAGAACAGACTCACACCCGCTGCAATCGTTCAATCCATTGATCGGATCGTGGCGTGGTGTCGGACAACTGAAGCGAGGGTCTCAAAAGGGTGCATGGATCGAAAAGGCGACTTGCGAATGGAGTTTCGAGAACAAACAAACGTCCATTGTGTTGAAGTCTGACAAAGGCCGGCAGTTCGAAAACCTGGCACTCAAATGGGACCAGCCGAACAAGCAACTGCTTCTGCTGCAAACCGATGGCGACACTGTTCACGAATACCGAGGCACGATGCCGGACAAGTGGCCGGACCGGATTGTCCTGGTCTCACCACCAGATGCAGACGGAGTCAGCCGTCGGTGCACGATCCAGCAGCTTAGCGACATTCGAGCTACGCTACTGTTCGAACAGCAAACGTCACCCAGCGGAAGTTTTCGCCGAGTCGCCGGCATCGGCTACACGCGATCAGGCGAAAAACTGGCCGAAGCAGGAGGCAACCAGCGGAAGTGCATCGTCACCGGTGGACTGGGGACGATTCCAGTATCGCATAAGGGCGAAACATTTTACGTTTGCTGTCAGGGCTGCGTGCAGGCGTTCAACGATTCGCCGGATGAAATCATCTCAGAATACCGAGCGTCGCTGACAACGAAGAAGAAGTGAACAAAACGCGACGAAGCCCGACTTTTCGAAAAGCCGGGCTTCGATTCACATCTGCTCTAACAACATTCAGCGCCGATTAGTTAGCCGCTGGCTTCTTCTTGCCAGTAAACTTCTTGATGCCCGAAATGGCAACAATCTGGCCCTTGTCTTTGTCAAACTCGGCTCCCAATTGAGCCACATACAAATCGCCGTCAGGTCCGAACGCACACGAAACAGGTCCGTGCAGTTTCTCGCCGATCACGCGAACTTTGGCGTCGTCGCCTTCCTTTGGCAAGTTCACTCGTGCCAATCGACCGGCCTTAACTTCCGTCAAAGCCCAGTTGTTGTCGACTACGACCAGCGACTTCGTTTCAGGAATTTGGGCGAAGCCCATCGGATCGGTCAGGCCAGGCAAATTCCATTTCCTGACGACTTCCTTCTTCTTCACATTCCACTGAACAATCAGTCCGTCATCTTTGCCGCCAGCTCCGGAATACAGTGCCAGAATGCTGTTTTTACCCCAAGGCATCGTGTCCATCGGTGAGTTGATTTCGATGCCTGCGTCATCGGCTGAAGCCAGTCCGCTTAGTTTCTTGCTGGCGACGTCGACAGAAAGTACCCACGTCTTCGCATCCGATCCCTGACCGGCCACGTAGACAGTACTGCCGTCTTCCGAAACGCTAAGCCCTGTCAAATTGCCTTCGCCGTTGTCTTTGTCGTCGTCAGAAGTCGGCCCAACACTGTTGGTCGCTTTGCCGCTGTCGACCGTGCCGGCAGCATCGTAGAACACAACGGTCTCTTTGCCGTCGCCCAACCCCGCGTTTGTTACGGCGAGCGTCTTATCATTCACCCATACAGACGATAGTGGTCCAAGCTTGAATCGCTTCGCGCCAGTTTCGGCGTCGACCTTCCAGTACTCTGTCTGGAAACCAGTAATATACTTTTCAGCCTTGCCGTCCTTCACCAGCAAGACCTGGCCGTTGCCGGAATCGCAGACGGTCAACACGCCAGACGGGCTAAAGCTGACGGACGACGGATTGGTGAGTCCACCAAGGACAAGGCGGCCCGAGAATTGTTTTTTCAGACCAAGGTCAATGTCCTCAGCAGTTGCGGTCGTCGCGACGCCAGCAACGAGTAACGTGGCAAGAAAAGAGCGGATACGCATAAGAATAATTCTCCTTGTTGAATTTGGGTTATTGAGTCAAATCGGTCTGCCGTAGATTGCAGCCACTTATGCCCAAGTTTGCAAGCGGGCGCAGCCCTGGGGCGGGAACGTTTACGTGCAATCGACAGATTGTGGTCTCAATTTCCAATACTGCGAACAACGCTCGTTTTCGTTCAAAACTGAACACTGTAAGCGTTTCCAACCTTCAGCTCGGCAGTGCCGGGCAGGAATTGAGTCCACAGCGATCCGCCTCAACGGGAAAAATAAAGATCCTGTGAAATCGAACTTCGCCGAGGCTGAAGAGGCATCCGCTTGTTGAAAGTTGCGTTCGCGCATGACCTTCGTACAATCAGGTTCCCACCTTCTTTCCCCACACTTCCCGCCAGTCGTTGAAAGCCACACGCGATGAGACACTCCAATTCCTGCCTGCTGCGCGTTTTCCTCCTGTTCGCGTTTGTGACGACCGCTGCAACGTCCGCAGCGGCTAAATCCGAGTGGCAAGCGGGTGTGGCAAAGCGAGTGATCACGCCGCCACAACCGATGTGGATGTCCGGCTACGCAGGGCGAAAGGGCCCGGCAGAAGGAAAGCTGCACGATTTGTGGGCGAAGGCTTTGGTCCTGCAGAGTCCTGACGGCGAACGGCTGGTCCTTGTGAGTCTTGACCTTGTCGGGATCGGCCGCGACGTTTCTCAGGGGATTTGCAAAAAGCTGCAGGAAACGCACAGTCTTCGCCGTTCGCAGATTTCTATCTGCACCTCGCACACTCACACCGGCCCCGTTGTTGGCCGAAATCTGATCACGATGTACAGCCTTACTGAGCAGCACAAGTCGCTGATCGATGAATACGCTGTCTTCCTTCAGGACGCAGTCGGCAAAGTCGTTGCCGAAGCCTTCAGCAATGTTCAATCGGCCAGCGTCAGCTATGGTCTTGGCAAGGCGACCTTCGCCGTCAACCGGCGTAACAATCGTGAAGCGGACGTTCCGATGCTGCGTGAAAACGGCGAACTAAAAGGCCCTGTCGACCATTCCGCTCCCGTGCTGGCTGTCAGAAATGAAAAAGGCGAACTGTCGGCTGTCGTGTTCGGCTACGCCTGCCATGCGACAGTGCTTGGCCTGATGGAATGGTCAGGCGACTGGCCAGGATTCGCTCAGATTGAAATCGAAAAGCGACATCCGAAAGCCATTGCCATGTTCGTCGCAGGTTGCGGCGCCGACCAAAACCCGCTGCCACGACGTACTGTTGAACTGGCGCAAGAATACGGTCAACAAATGGCGACGGCTGTTGACAAAGTGCTGGCCGCCGACATGAAGAAGGTGAGCGGAGGGCTGACGTCTACCTACAAGGAAATCGACCTGAAACTCGCCACACTTCCGGACAAGGACACGATCGAAGAAGACACAATGTCTTCGAACACCTATATCGCCGGTCGAGCTAAGCACTTGTTGCAGATGATCGAAGAGAAGGGCTCGCTTGATCAGACCTATCCGTATCCGGTCCAGGTCTGGGGAATCGGCAATGATGCTCGCATGGTGGTGCTGGGCGGGGAAGTGGTCGTCGACTACGCGAACCGGCTTCGCGATGAGTTCCCGGAAAAGGACCTCTGGGTCGCAGGATACAGCAATGACGTGATGGCCTACATCCCGTCCAAGCGAGTCCTGTTGGAAGGCGGCTACGAAGGCGCAACCAGCATGATCTATTATGGCCTACCAACCGCCTGGTCGGAAAACGTAGAAGAACACATCGTCAAGACAGTCCACGAATTGGCGGATGCGCTCGACAAGTAAATAGAATGCGTTGGTAGCACTTCCGCCAAATAATGCGGACGACAAGAAGCCAGCCCCGTTTCCTGGCTCTGACTTCAATACTCAGCAGTGCGTAGGCCGGACCAAGCGCAGCGCCGTTCCGGCAACGCTGCAGAATGGGCTCACGGTTTCTCCCGCACCCGCCGCCGGAGCGGTGTCGCTTCGCTCCTTGATCCGGCCTACTGCTCTGTTGAGAAACTGTCCTGCGATTGTTTAGCAAATGAAGTCGCCACGATTCTTCCACCGGAGGACGCAGAACCGCTTTGGCCAACTGTGTTCGGGTACTCCCAATCCGAAGCCGGAGCAACAATGGCGAGCAGCAACAAGGTGGCTGTGTACTTCATTAGAGACCTTCGTGTGTCGTTGCTGGCTAACGCTTAACATCACCGGACGCGGACCAGTTGATGTGATTTGCAAATTGCGGCACCGGCCGCGTTCCGGTGCATATTTTTGGTACGCCTGGCATGGCGTGTGTTTTATGGGGTGCAAGTCCCCTGTACGAGAATGGAGGTCTTGTGGATTAATGGTACATCCATTGAGCTGCTTGAATCAAGTACGAGACGAGGGCAACTGCGGGGAGGTAACGAACCGTGGGGAGGAAGCCTGCGAATGCGCCGTTAAGCTGACACTCAACAGTCGTCGTCAGTCGCATCTTCGTCAAAGCTGCGAGGTTACGAACAGAAATCGGATACAAGGCCGGTGCGGACAGGTGAGTGAGCCAATCATCACGAAACCGTCTCCGTTCATCCGCATTGGTAAATCCGGAGCTTGTGCAGCGAAAGTCACACGCCTTATCCAGGGAGATCCGTCGTTCGTATCTGTTAGAAGAGCTTGCTCAAAGGCAGAGCGATTCGTGGTCAACACGTTTCGTGATCGACGGAAGTCAGCAGAGGTCGTAGTACTGTTTCGTCACACACCACTGACGACAGGAAGGACCGAACGATGAATTCCAGGGAGGAGTCTTCGACCAACTCGACACGAGGTGGGTGGTCTGCTCGGCAGACAAATCCAGTTCCCCGAACGGGGATGACCGCGTCGGCGTCGGACAAGCAGCCAGCCCTGAACGACCGTGGTTCCACGGTCGAACGTTTGTTTCCAGAGATGATGATGGAAGCCGTCGTTGATGAATCCAACATGGAACGCGCCTGGCAGAAAGTCCGGTCGAACCGCGGAGCCCCTGGCCCCGACGGCATCACGCTGGATGAATTTCTGACATGGTTCCGACCACGCTGGGAACTCATCCGACGACAGCTTCTCGACGGCACGTATCGACCTTCACCGGTGCGACGCGTGACCATCGACAAGCCGGATGGCGGCACACGGCAGCTCGGTATTCCGAACGTGCTGGACCGCGTGATTCAACAGGCCATCCTGCAGATTCTGACGCCCGTGTTCGATCCGCACTTCAGCGATTCGAGCCACGGGTTTCGCCCCAACCGATCCGCTCACGGAGCCATGCAACAGGTTCAGCGGACGATCAAGGCAGGCGGCAAGTTCGTGGTGGATATGGACCTTTCAAAATTCTTTGATCGAGTCAACCACGACGTGCTGATGAACCGAATCGCTCTTCGCGTTTCGGATTCACTGCTGCTGAAACTGATCGGCCGTTACCTGCGAGCGGGCGTGATCGTGGACGGCGAACTGCAACCGAGTACCGAAGGAACGCCACAAGGTGGCCCGCTGTCTCCGCTACTTGCCAACATCCTGCTGGATGATCTGGACAAGGAACTGGAACAACGCGGTCTGCCGTTCGTGCGTTACGCTGACGACTTCGTGATCTTCACGAAGTCTGAACGTGCCGCGCGTCGAGTGTTCCGATCGGTGCAGCGTTTTCTGACCGAACGTCTTCGTCTTGTTGTTAACGAAACGAAGAGCAAAGTGGTGCCGTGGCAGGAACTTGAGTTTCTTGGGTTCTGTGTTCGCGGTCGCTACTTTCGGATCAGGCTGAGTGACAAATCGCTTCAGCGTTTCAAGCGTCGCATTCGAGAACTCACCGGTCGCAGCTGGGGAGTTTCGATGGAACGTCGCTTGAGTGAACTGCGAAGTTATCTTCGCGGCTGGGCGGGTTACTTCTGCCTGGCGATGGAGTTGAAACTGTTCGATAGGCTCGACCAGTGGATCCGTCGTCGGATACGCATGTGCTTCTGGAAGCGGTGGCGACACGCTCGCACACGCAGCCGAGAACTCGTGCGTTTAGGGGTTCCCCGTCGACAGGCGATTCGTCATGCGAAAAGTCGCAAGAGCTACTGGCACATGGCCAAGACCATCGCCAGCGGTGTGGGCTTTACGAACGCGCTGCTCGTGGAATTGGGTCTATTAAGCCTGAAACACCTCTGGAACGAACTGGCTCCACTTCGTCGAACCGCCTGATGGGCGAGTAGGATGGCGTCTTTCGGGTTTAGGATGCGGTTTGTGTTCCCTGTTGGCCACCCGTTTCCTCTGGTGGTGTCACAATATTTTATCCGTGTCCGATTGTACGCTCAACCCCTCTCAGAACCGGACGTGCGCCGTTAACGCATCCGGCTCCCGACCATCACTTGTCACCCGGTCATCACTTTGGCTGTATCGCAATCAGGTCAGTCAGCTTCGAAGGAGATGCCAGGGGAAAGCGAGCTATGTACGCATCGAACTGAGGCCAGGTCTTTGACTTCCTCTGCGAACGACGATTGAGCCAGCGGAAGGCCAGCTGCTTTGCTGCCTGGCGGAATTTCATCAGTTGGGACCAATTGTCATTGATTCCATAGTACTGATAATGGCCACGCAGCTTCGCATTCAACTTCGCCCAGACTTCGGACAAAGGTGTCGTCAGATTCCGTCGGAACCAATGCTTCAGATCGCCTACCTTAGCTCGGTATTTCTTACTGGCTGTCTTCCGTTTCGGCTTGAACTTTCCCGCACGACTCAGGCCGCAGTAATGAGTGAAGCCGAGGAAGTCGAACGTCGCGGGAGCCCCTTCGCCAAGACGCTGGCAATCGCGTCTCGCAAAGCGGCCGAACCGCAGCAGTTTAGTCTTCTCTTCGGCCAGCTCCAGCGAGTATCGGGCCAGTCGCTTCGGTAGCACATCCTGAAAGCGTCTCG
This DNA window, taken from Fuerstiella marisgermanici, encodes the following:
- a CDS encoding neutral/alkaline non-lysosomal ceramidase N-terminal domain-containing protein; translated protein: MRHSNSCLLRVFLLFAFVTTAATSAAAKSEWQAGVAKRVITPPQPMWMSGYAGRKGPAEGKLHDLWAKALVLQSPDGERLVLVSLDLVGIGRDVSQGICKKLQETHSLRRSQISICTSHTHTGPVVGRNLITMYSLTEQHKSLIDEYAVFLQDAVGKVVAEAFSNVQSASVSYGLGKATFAVNRRNNREADVPMLRENGELKGPVDHSAPVLAVRNEKGELSAVVFGYACHATVLGLMEWSGDWPGFAQIEIEKRHPKAIAMFVAGCGADQNPLPRRTVELAQEYGQQMATAVDKVLAADMKKVSGGLTSTYKEIDLKLATLPDKDTIEEDTMSSNTYIAGRAKHLLQMIEEKGSLDQTYPYPVQVWGIGNDARMVVLGGEVVVDYANRLRDEFPEKDLWVAGYSNDVMAYIPSKRVLLEGGYEGATSMIYYGLPTAWSENVEEHIVKTVHELADALDK
- a CDS encoding prenyltransferase/squalene oxidase repeat-containing protein — translated: MFRLTLITLLGFSVAVAADESQSSAKAGAAVQSNDANASPDIASMQKKALQFLRVTQGPDGSWTKNDFVGVTGLVTTSLLRSGLTADDPMVEAGLANLMSHVKSDGGIYATGSLHRNYETCIAIMAFAEANEDGHYDGQIKKAEQFLRGLQWDQGEGIESSDPSWGGGGYGSHQRPDMSNTQFLMEALKEAGVKSDDPAMQKILVFVSRSQNLETSHNDTKFAGKINDGGFYYTPAAGGESKAGVTDDGGLRSYASMTYAGLKSLIYAGLDDGDVRVKAAKEWIQKNYTLKENPGVGQQGLFYYFHTFAKTMTAVGDEEFVDDKGVRHEWKAELAQRLSELQRPNGSWINPADRWYEGDPNLVSAYCLMALSYCDTE
- the ltrA gene encoding group II intron reverse transcriptase/maturase; its protein translation is MNSREESSTNSTRGGWSARQTNPVPRTGMTASASDKQPALNDRGSTVERLFPEMMMEAVVDESNMERAWQKVRSNRGAPGPDGITLDEFLTWFRPRWELIRRQLLDGTYRPSPVRRVTIDKPDGGTRQLGIPNVLDRVIQQAILQILTPVFDPHFSDSSHGFRPNRSAHGAMQQVQRTIKAGGKFVVDMDLSKFFDRVNHDVLMNRIALRVSDSLLLKLIGRYLRAGVIVDGELQPSTEGTPQGGPLSPLLANILLDDLDKELEQRGLPFVRYADDFVIFTKSERAARRVFRSVQRFLTERLRLVVNETKSKVVPWQELEFLGFCVRGRYFRIRLSDKSLQRFKRRIRELTGRSWGVSMERRLSELRSYLRGWAGYFCLAMELKLFDRLDQWIRRRIRMCFWKRWRHARTRSRELVRLGVPRRQAIRHAKSRKSYWHMAKTIASGVGFTNALLVELGLLSLKHLWNELAPLRRTA